A segment of the Odoribacter splanchnicus DSM 20712 genome:
TCAACTCTTTATATCGAATTCGAATTTTGGCTTATTCCCCTTCTTTGTAGATGGTGACACAAGTATTCGCATTGCCTATATCGATACCGACAGCTAGCTGAGGATTTCTGAATATCTTAATTTCTTCCGCTTCAATATTATGCGGGATATTCGAACGGGCGACGGAAGATTTGATTTTAGAGTTCAGACAATACCCCTGAGAAGCACATTTCTCCGGTTCAGGATATACATTGACCGATACGATATCGCCGAATTCTTCTTTGAAGCAATCGACCAGTTCAGGATACAAAGCACCACCACCGACTAAATACATTTTCGTACATTTATTGAAATCATCGTCTATAAATGCTCTTCTTAAATTAGGAGCGACGATTTCATTATAGTACATTTTCAATACTTTTTCACGTATATCCAATATGTTGTGTTTAACCCGGTTTACAGTGATATTTCCTTTTTGGAAAGCTACATCTATCTGGTGTTCTGTTTTGAGGTTCAGATAGAAATTTTTACTGAGCTCATTAGCCAATAAATTTACGGCATGACGGATACCGTGGGTACTGACGGCTGAACGGTTGATCAGTCCGGCTCTTGTCGAAACGACGGCTTCGCAGGTGCCGTATCCGAGGCTGACGATAAAAAAGTTTTCTTTTTCTTGCAGGTTCCCCTCGCGGATTGCTGTCGTACATCCCATAATTTCAGGAATAATCTCGACTTTACCTACGTTCACTTCACGTTTGGTTGTATTCGGACCACCGAAAGTGGAAGCATCGTAATTGATAATATGTCGTCCTTGTAAGACTTCCATCGCTTTATCCCGGTAGAGTATATAAGTTGCGAACGGGAATCCTGTCGTCAGATAGATTTCCTCTTCTCCTTTCGGTTGGGTAAGCAACAAACTGGCTTCACTCAATAATTTATACTCTTCGTCTGTCGGGGCTGCATTGATACTCTTATGTGGAGAATAGCCTTCGACCAGTGCCAGGTTACCGACGATGTAATCCGTATCATCGAGATTGATCTTTATCCCATCCAGTATATTTTCTGCAACGTTAGCAAGTTCCTGATTAGTCGCTTCATATACGCTAGGAAAATTGTAAGACTTCAACATATAAAATGATTATTTTAGGTTTTAACATTTCAATTACACACAAACACGTACAAATCTATATAAAATATTTGAATGGAGGGTGTTTTATATCCAAAAATCGTTAAAAAAATGATTTCTTTAAAAATGCAGACTATTATTTAAGAAAAATATGTTCTTTTGTTCTTATGTCGTAAATATAAAAACACCTATAT
Coding sequences within it:
- a CDS encoding ParM/StbA family protein — protein: MLKSYNFPSVYEATNQELANVAENILDGIKINLDDTDYIVGNLALVEGYSPHKSINAAPTDEEYKLLSEASLLLTQPKGEEEIYLTTGFPFATYILYRDKAMEVLQGRHIINYDASTFGGPNTTKREVNVGKVEIIPEIMGCTTAIREGNLQEKENFFIVSLGYGTCEAVVSTRAGLINRSAVSTHGIRHAVNLLANELSKNFYLNLKTEHQIDVAFQKGNITVNRVKHNILDIREKVLKMYYNEIVAPNLRRAFIDDDFNKCTKMYLVGGGALYPELVDCFKEEFGDIVSVNVYPEPEKCASQGYCLNSKIKSSVARSNIPHNIEAEEIKIFRNPQLAVGIDIGNANTCVTIYKEGE